The Candidatus Saccharibacteria bacterium RAAC3_TM7_1 nucleotide sequence CAACCTGCTACACGTAGCCCCGGTTTCCCTTGAGCATATTCTGATCGTTACCTTCATCGCGTTCGTATTTCCAATCGTAATCATTGAAGCCCATAAATGGACTGGCCGACGATACTTCAATAAAGGCCACGTGAATGCAGAGAAAATACGACGGCGCTGGTATCGTCGTCAGCGTAAGCTTACCCAGCCCGACAACTAGCGTCGATCGGTCGCAGCGCTTTGGTCGTTAGACTCGTAGTGCTGGTGTGTCAATCGGTAGCCAAACAGCGCCTTGATGATGTCACCAAGCGTCAACAAACCGGCCGTTTTGCCCTCGTCATCGGCCACAATCAGCACATGACGGTGCGCCTCCAGCAAAATACTGAGCGCTTCAACCAGCGATCTATCCTGATGGATATACAGTACACGCTTGTCCATCGCCGTTTCGACGAGCGCGGTGTGCTTGCGTGATGTATCGATCGTCAGTACATCGGCAAGATACAGCACACCGACGACTTGGTCAATAGTGCCATAGGTAACAGGAAAACAGCTATGGCCAGTCTTATGGAGGCCGTCAAGCACCAGCGGACCTAAGATTTCGCTTTTTTTGACGGTCTCGATTAGCGGACGAAGCGTCATTGAGTCTTTTACCCGTTTTTCCGTGAAGCGAATACTGTGGAGCAGCGTCGTCTTCTCCTCCGCCGTAAACGCATCATGCGATGTCTCGACTAGGTGTTCGAGCTCAGCCTTGGAGTGAAGCGGCGGCATTAGTAGTTCGGGTACGGGAAGGCGTAGCCACCACAGCACTTTCTGATGCCGAGCTATAAAGCCCAATAGGCCTGCTTCCGCCTTACGATACACTTGACGAACGCGTTTTTGTATAAGCGTTGTCCGAGCGAGGAGTCCAGCAACTGGCAACGTAGCTACTCCTACCAAGACACCAACTATCCAGCCAAATAAAGTAATTGCGATCAGTAATACCGCGATGAGTAGCAGCGAATCAACAAGACGAGCCAGAGAGATGATGTCTTTCCAAAAGCGTAGCCGGCGGCGGCGACGTTTTGCCCACTCATCGCCTATCTCGGCCAAGCGCTGAAGCTCAAAGCGACTTTTACTCGGTACCGGCGGCACGATCGCCACCATGGCTACCCGTAAGGCGACAAACAACAAAAGTGTGAGCAGAAGTACCGTATCCATCCTGTCCACATTGTAGCGCAGACTGGCTTGTGAAGACAGCCCGTCACGGCGTATACTAGGTAGGAATGAGAATAAGGAGGTACAGATAAATGAGCACGAAAGCGTGGATTATTTTCGTGGCAGTTTGCGTCGTGTTATTTGGTGGTTTAGTGGTTTGGTCACAAAAGGATCGGGCTGACGTCTCGAAGATCGATACGAGCGCCATTCAACCGGCTCGTGACGTCTCGGGCAACATCGGCGACCATATCTTTGGCAATAAAGACGCCAAAGTGGTGATTATCGAATACGGCGACTATCAGTGCCCTGGCTGTGCTTCCCTGTATCCCAATATGACGACAGCGACTGAAAAGTATAAAGACTACATCGCCTTTATTTTCCGTAATTTTCCCCTGACAAACGCACACCCGAATGCTCGTGCTGCTGCAGCTGCTGCCGAAGCCGCCGGTTTCGAGGGTAAATACTGGGAGATGTACAGCCTGCTCTACGAAAACCAGGATGAGTGGTCGGGTAGCTCCACCTCAGAGCGCGCTTCGATATTCAAGCGCTATGCACAAACCATTGGTATCGATAGTAGCAAGTTCGAGGAAACACTCACCGATAAGAGTAGTGTCATCAACCAAAAGATCAGCTTCGACCAAGCGCTTGGCGCCAAAGATAAGGTAGATGGTACGCCAACTGTCTATATGAACGGCAAGAAGATGGACAGCAACAACTTCCCGAGCGCCGAAAAGCTGGAAGCTGCCATCAAGGCAGAACTCGATGCCCAAGGAGTCAAGGTAGCCGATAACAACGAGTAGCCTTGGCGGTCAATAAAAAATCACCCCGGTGCCTTGGGGTGATTTTCGTTTTTAGGGGATGTAGGAAGCGGGGGCCTCCTACGAGTCGAGTAGTCTTTTACTGCTCAATATACTTTTGCCATTCGGCAGGCACCACATCCACTGCGATCTTTTTGCTCCGCGAGGGGGCAAAATCGATTGCGATTGGCATGTAGTTTATGCTCCTTGTGTCGGCGCTTTATCATGTAAATGTTCGCATGTTTGTTGGTTGCGCTCGAGAGACACAAAGATTATCTTAGCAAAAATACCCTAGGCAGTCAAGACGCGTCCCATAAGCACTCCCTCTATCAACAGGGGTGATAGCATATTTTCATAGTTAAAAGATTTTTAGTCGTTTAGCGATAACATACACCAGTACGGTCATGACGATCGCTGTTCCAATAATCACCCCATAGCCCCACGATTCATGCGCATACGGCAAGCTAACGTTCATGCCATACATACCAAAGAAAACATTTGGTAAGGTAATCAATACCGTAATGACCGTCAGGGTTTTCATGCGTTGGTTTAAGGTATTGTTTGCCACCGTACTGTAGGCGTTACGGATACTGGCGACGCTCTGGGCGTAGCTTTCGATTGAAACGAGTAGCTGCTGGATATGCAGCGCAATATCATCGAGTGCCTCCAGACTACCCGCCACAAAAGTGTCGTGACTGTTTTCATGCAACCGACGCGTCACCACTAGGATTGCCTCCAGGTTCATACGACACAGATTTAAGTTAGACTCTACGGTCACGAAGTGGATAAAATCATGGTTGGTAATCTCGTGTGTCTTGAGACGGTTGGCGGTATCAGCAATACTGCGCGAGGTATGTTGTAGCATCTCCTCAAACTTTGCAACACTAGCAGCCATCACCCCTAGCAGCAAGGTCTGGGTATGGCCAGTTGTGATCGGTAGTGTCGAGAGCGCAACCGTTTCTGGCTCCAGGGTCTCACCGATAGAAAGTGTCAAAAAGAAACCATCGTGCAGCACACAGAGCAGTGGCAAAGCACTCACCCGCCCTGATTTGGCAAGACGCGGTGTACGAAGAAAGACATAAAGATCAGAGCCGGAAAACTCGAGTCGCGGTAACTCCCCTTTATCGCGTACGTCATAGACGATATTGGCGTTCAGTTCGTAAGTCGCGATGAGTGAATTTATTTCCTGATCACTCAAATTTGACCCGTCGACCCACACCCCGCTTTTTAATGGCGTCGTGATTCGTTCAAAATCCTCACCCGGTGAGCGCTTGGCATAATACGCTAACATATCAATCTAGAGTATAGCGTATTCAACTTATGTTTACTATGCTTCGCCGGGGGTGGCGGTCGGAAGCGCTTTTTTGAGTTCACGTTCCTTCAGCATAAAGACCAGTACAGCGGCGATGAGCATCAGGATAGCCGATGTCACAAAGATTGAGCGGAGTGACTTACTAAAGGCATGCGTAACCCTACTAGCGTACTCGTCTTGGTTTTTATGAAAGGCCTTTTCAGCCTGTGTTTTAGCTGGCGCTGGCATGTTGGCAACGCCTTCGTTAAACCCGTCCGTGATTTTATCTTTGACGTCGGGCGTGTTGAGTGTCAGAAGTGTATTGGCATTACTAAAGTCGCCGATCTCTTTCGCCTCGGAATTCTGAGCAATCATCTTAACGTACGGGTCATTCTGTACGTTCGTTAGATGCAGCGCGATACCACTAGTCAGCATAGCGCCAAACAGCGCGATACCGATCGTCGAGCCGAGGCCTCTGAAGAGCTGGATTGAGCTGGTCGCGGCACCAAGGTCCCGCTGCTCAAACTCATTTTGTACCGCCACATTCATGACCGGCATAACAAACCCAAGCCCAAAGCCGACCAGCGCCATCATGATTGCTTCGTGCCAGTAGGGCGACTCCGGTGTCAGCGTCGCTAGAAGAGCGATCATCGCCGTGGCGATGACGATACCAACCTGCATGAATATCTTGTAGCGGCCAATCCGGGAAATGATCTGCCCCGAGCCGATACTAGCCACCATGATACCGCCGACCATCGGTAGCAACATCAGGCCAGAATCAGTCGGCGAGGCGCCAAAAACCTGCTGGTTAAACTGCGTCAAATAGATGATCGAACCCATGAAGCCGGCGCCAAACAGTGTAGCAATCGCCATGACAAGTACGAAGTTTTTATTCTCAAAAAAACGAAGCGGCAGGATCGGCTGGTCGGCCTTTCGCTCAAAGTAGATAAATAGTCCAGCACTGAGTGCTACGATCGCCCCCATGATGACGCGCATACCGGTGAGCGATAGGCTGAACTGATCCATCAGGCTGCCGAATATCTGCTCGGTGTTATCAACCGCAAGCACCAGTGTGGCCAGCGCGACCGTCAGTAGCGCGGCACCAATATAGTCGATTTTTGGCTTTGCCTCATGCCTCAGGCTCGGGCTAAAGATGGCGATCAATGCAAAAGCGGCTAGTGCTACTGGTACGTTGATAAAGAACGTCCAGCGCCAATCAGTCGTCAGACCAAACAGCGGCTGGCCGTCGGTCAACCAGCCGCCCAGTAGTGGCCCGATGACCGATGAGATACCAAAAACTGCTCCGATCAATCCCTGCCATTTACCGCGCTCACGCGCTGCAAACAAGTCGCCGACGATCGTAAAGGCATTGGCCGTAATGATACCGCCACCAATACCCTGGACAGCGCGAGCCAGAATAAGTGCCGTAATATCGGGCGCGGCGCCGCTTAAGAACGAGCCGAGACCAAAGATCGCTACACCAATTAGCAGAATGGTACGACGGCCAAACAAGTCGGATAATTTACCAGCGATCGGCACCGTCACCGTCGTCGTTAGCAGATACGCTGTGACGATCCAGCTCAGCTGATCAAAAGCGTTAAAATCCTCGACGATTTTGCCGAGTGCGGTAGCGACAATGGTCTGGTCGAGCGCCACCAAAAACAGGCTGGCCATGACCGAAAGCATAATAATCAGCTTGCCGCGAAGGCTGAGGTGGTGATGCATGAAAAGGGTTCCTTACTGTTTGTTATCGTTGGTTTGTCGCTGGAGAGAGCGAAAGGCTTCGGCATGAGCGGTGATCTTATCGATCATCTCGGCCAGTTTTTCCTCTTTGATAAGCACAAGGCCCGCGCCGTCCATACCGCACACCACATACAACCGGTCGCCCGGCTGGATATTGAGCTCCTCGCGTGCATCGGAAGGAATAACAATCTGTCCTTTTGTACCAACGGTCGCGGTGCCATAAAGTTTTCTATCGTGGAGCGGATTTCCCATATGTAGTTAGTGTAGCAAAAGTATGAAAAGTATGTCAAGTATGAAATGGAGACTGTGTCCGATGCTATATTGACATATGTACAACTTCATTGTAGAATGTTACGACACACGACGTCGAGTCCTTAGGGGGGATCATGAACCCGATTGTGTGGACAGAGTTGATCTCTGTCGTTGCCATCCTCTGCATCATCGCACTGACGATCGGCAATATTGTCGCTAGCTCGGGGTGGCAAAAAGTCGGCTGGCTTGTTGCTGGCCTGCTCAGCGCCACTGTCATCACTATCCTTGCCCTCGGGGCACGGTCGCAGTGGTAGCTGGCGGCGCACCCTGTCTTGGCGGGTGGAGCGCGGATCGAGGTAGTCACTATCTCTCCGCCTCCCCCGTCGAGACTCGCATTCTATAACTAACGAGTTATACTGATGAGTCCTATTAATGAGGACGAAAATGCAAATCAATCCATCTAGGTATTGTTGGCTGCAGGCCAGCGCCAGTCGACAACTTCGGGCATGTCTTCGCCATGTTCTGTGATGTAGTAGCTGTGCTCGACCAGTTTTTTCTCCATCAGTTCCTTGAGACCCCGAGCCTTATCGTCTTCTAGTCCGAGCCGCTCGATCACGTCCATCACCAAGTGGAAACGATCGAGGTCGTTACGTACCGTCATGTCAAAAGCCGTCGTGATCGTTCCCTCTTCCTTGTAACCACGCACATGAAGCTTGCGATTAGTACGGCGGTACGTCAACCGGTGTACGACCCATGGGTAGCCGTGAAAGGCAAAGATAATCTCTTTATCCTTCGTAAACAATGTGTCGTAATCCGGGTCGCTCAGACCGTGTGGATGTTCGGTGTCGGGCTGTAGACGCATCAGGTCGACGACATTGACGACACGGACTTTTAAGTCAGGTAAATACTGGCGCAGAATAGAAGCTGCTGCCAACGTTTCAAGCGTCGGCACGTCACCAGCGCAGGCCATGACAACATCAGGTTCAACTCCTTCGTCATTACTCGCCCACTGCCAGACACCAACACCTTCGGTACAATGGTCGATTGCTTCTTCCATACTGAGCCACTGCGGTCCGTCGTGCTTGCCGGTAATCGTCAGATTGATGTAGTTGCGACTCTTTAGACAATGGTCCATCACCGACAACAGACTATTCGCATCCGGCGGCAGGTAAATACGTGCTACCGAGGCTTTTTTGTTGAGCAAGTGGTCAATGAAGCCCGGATCCTGGTGGGTAAATCCGTTGTGATCCTGGCGCCAGACATGCGAAGTCAGCAGATAATTGAGCGAGGCAATGTCGTGCCGCCACGGCAGCTCCGAGCACATCTTCAGCCACTTGGCGTGCTGGTTAACCATTGAGTCAACAATCCGAATGAATGCTTCGTAGCTATGGATAATACCGTGTCGGCCGGTTAGCAGATAGCCTTCCAGCCAGCCCTCGGCTTGGTGCTCGCTGAGCATTGCGTCGAGCACTGCACCGCTCGGCGCTAGGAATTCGTCATGTGTTTTTGTGCGCGCGTCCCACTGGCGATTGGTTGCCTCAAAGACGGCCTCAAGTCGGTTCGATATGGTTTCATCAGGAGCAAAAATCCGGAAATTGTGATGTTCTTGGTTGTAACGCACAACATCGCGCAGGTACGGCCCTAGTACGTGCATATTGCCATCACTGCATTCACTGCGCTCTTTCACTTCGATGGCGTACTCTCTGAAATCGGGTAGATACAGCTCACGCAGCAGGGTGCCACCATTAGCATACTCACTCGCTCCCATGCGTTTTTTACCGCTCGGCGCCAATGCGGCAAGGGCTGGTAGCAACCGTCCGTTTTCGTCAAACAGTTCTTCCGGTCGATAACTTTTTAGCCACGCTTCAAGGAGCTCAACGTTTTCCGAATGAGACGCATCAACGAGAAGCGGTACTTGGTGCGAGCGGAAATTACCTTCGATCTGCTTGCCATCGATCTGTTTTGGCCCCGTCCAGCCCTTCGGCGACCGCAGCACAATCATTGGCCAACGCGGCCGAGTCAGATCGTCATCCTCACGCGCGCGCTGCTGGATCTGTTTGATTTCGGTAATAGCCGTATCAACTATCTCTGCCATCCGCTGATGCATATATTCGGGTTCGTCGCCTTCAACGAAATACGGTGTCCAGCCGTAGCCACGCAGTAACTGTTCAAGCTCTTCTGGCTCAATACGAGCCAGCAGCGTCGGGTTACTGATCTTATAACCATTGAGGTGGAGAATCGGCAGTACCGCTCCATCGGTCTGGGGGTTGAGGAACTTATTGGAGTGCCAGGCAGTCGCAAGTGGACCAGTTTCGGCTTCGCCGTCACCTACCACACAAGCAGCGATCAGGTCGGGGTGATCAAAGACCGCTCCAAAGGCATGGCTCAAACTGTAGCCGAGTTCACCACCTTCGTGGATCGAGCCAGGAACCTGTGGCGAAACATGACTCGATAGCCCGCCTGGATAGGAAAACATCTGAAACAACTTCCTAAGCCCCGCTTCGTTTTGCTCCACCCGCGGATAATATTCGCTGAACGTCCCCTCTAGATAAACGTTTCCGACCAATGCCGGACCGCCGTGTCCGGGGCCGGACAGGTAGATCATATCGAGATCATACTCACGAATGGCACGGTTGAGATGAGCATAGATAAAGTTTTGCCCTGGTGTCGTACCCCAGTGGCCAAGCAACATCTTTTTGATGTGTTCAAGCTGTAGTGGCTCCTTTAAGAGCGGGTTGTCGCGCAGATAAATCTGGCCGACCGAAATATAGTTTGCTGCCCGCCAATAGGCATCAATTGTGTAGAGTTCGTCACTGTTTAATGGACCACTGTATGGTTCCACATTCCCACCTTAGTACTGTTAGTATTGCTTGAAGAGTTACCACGCTTCTTATGCTATTATACTACGTGTCGAAAAAAGCAGGCGACACCTCGCCTCAGGGTTCCTTTTACTGCGTCGGGGGTGTAAGCTAGAAAGTAGTTATGCTAGATACAACTTCTGTCGATCCAACGCAGATTACCGATCAGTTGACGCAGCAATTCGCTGGTATCTTGATGCTCGTAATAATCGTTTCGCTCGTTTTAACCGCCATTATTTTGACCCTTTGGATTGTTAGCCTGGTGCGCAAATGGCAGATGCAAAAAGCCATCTCGGAGATGCGCGATATCCTGCGCGAAATAAACGAGCGACAAAAGCAGCAAACGCCGCTTCATGATAAACCGGTGGTCTTAAAAGAAGAGCGCTTGCCCTAGTCGCTGCTATAGGTAGCGTGCGTTTACTTGGTCTTTATTGATGCCATTTACCAGATTGGTAAAACCCATCTGGCGCAGAAAGTGCATCGAGACATTTGAACGGCTACCAGACTTGCAGTAAAGGATGATTTGGGTATCTTTTGGCACGCTCGTGAGCTCTTTGGCCCCAGCCATCAGACGTGCTGGGGGGATGTTCAATGCCCCTTTGACGTGCCCGCCGGCATATTCAAACGGCTCGCGAACGTCAATGATAATACGTGAGGATAGGCTACTCATAAGCTCCTTATGTCGTTAAGTGATATTCTTATACTATTTTAATGTAAATCGTTTACATTAACAAGACATATTGCTATACTTTTACTATGAATACAGTCGCTCCGTCACGTCAGACAAAATACTGCCAAGCGATCGAGACGATCCTCGCTGGGCGTGGCCATGCTACTAATGCTGAATTGCTACGCGAACTACGCGAGAGCTTCCCCGGCCTAAGTGCCACAACGGTTCACCGAGCTACCGCGCGACTGGCTGGCCGTGGACAAATTGCTCTTGCGCCACCGGCTCCGGACGGGTCACTTCGCTACGACCACGTAACCAAACCTCATGATCATTTTATGTGCTCGGCATGCGGCGCTCTGCGTGACACCGATGTGATGCACGATATCACCCCATTGCTCGAAGCCCGTATCGGTAATTGCCGAATCTCGGGTCGCCTCACCATCATGGGCACCTGCCAACAATGCATGAAAGGAGAACTTGCATGACAAAAATAACCATTTATACCACCCGAACCTGTCCGTTTTGCGTCCAGCTTGAAAGATGGCTCGACACACAAGGAATCGAGTATACCGACTATAAAGTTGACACTAATCCAATTGCTGCCCAAAATATGGTTCGCCTGAGCGGCCAGATGGGCGTACCGTTTAGCACCATCGAATTTGACGATGGTCGTATGGAAACCGTGCTCGGCTTTGACCGCCAGCGATTCAGCACGCTACTCGCAAAGAGCTAAGCGCCAAGAACTTGCAGTACGTGGTAGAGAACAAATGCCGGCCAGACAATTGCCTGTAAAAACGCTAGAATGACCTGCCAGAAGCCATCCGCCTGTTCCACGAAGTAGACGAGTGCACCGATAAAAGCGACAAACAGCACGAAGCCGCCCGCGCCGCCGGAATTGTTGATAACTTTTACTGTTTTGCTTTTTTCTACCATCACAGCCCCTCCTTAGAAGCTACGTATGTGTCTGTGTATAGCCAGTGTTATTTTTTGATCTTTCGAACAGTCGGTCCGGCGACAGCATCGAGCAAGCCGACAAGCAGCAAGGCGACGACACCATACATTACCATGGCAAACAAAGTCGAGAACTCAAAAACATAGGTGTTTTCAAACACTTTGATTGGGAAAATATTGCGAAACGGCTCGAGCAAAGCGCCACTCATTTCATATACCCAGTTCACGAATCCGTTGCTGGCATTAGCGCCAAAGAGCTTCAGCAGCAAACGCAACCCTAGGAACACCTCGACCAATACCAGAAAGGCGGTGATTAAATTGTTTGTAAGATAGCGTACATTCATGATCGTACCCCTACTCCCTTTGTTATGTTGTAATTTGCATTATACGCCACCGTCCTCACTCATTCAAATCATCTTCATTGGAGCCAATCACAACACTCGCCCGCAACAAAGGGACCTACTGGCTGTCCATACTGCTGCTTTAAATGCGGTCAGATTTTTGCATTACTCTATTACGAAGCTATCCAGTATCGCCTTTATCGTTTTATCAGATGAGCCCCCGTAAGGATAAATGGAAAGCTCATAAAGCGTCCCATTTTTAAGTACATAGATATCTTCGTCTGTTTCAGTATAGATAGCTTTGGCACTTTTTGCTGCCATGCCATTTACTGTGATTGCTCGTACGTCGGTTGGCTCGTAGGATAGAGCACCGGTACTAACGTTACTATTGCCTAATTTATTATAAAATTCAGTCGTGGTAAGACCACCGGTCATATTGCGAAAGTTCACGTCACTTGCATCGTCATTCGCATAAGTATAAATCGCAATATTCTTATAACCTTTCGGGTAATTTGTCCCGGCATCTTTTTCTGTATCCGACTTCATAGTAGGATCAAAGTTGCGAACACCCACCACATCACCATCTGGTGGCAGCACTACCGACCAAGTCTGTGGGTACTTTAAGCTATACCCATTACCTTCGCTGGCGTATGATCGCCATCCGGCATATAGATCCGTAGCGTTTTCAGACTTTTGTGTTGTTTCGGCTTTACCAGAGGTTAAGTCTTCACGAATAAAATTCTGCCAGTAGATGAAACCAAGCGCTCCAACCAAAGCAATTACTAGTCCGATAATAAGTACTACGTGCACAAAACCTTTTTGTGATTTCATACGATTCCCTTTCTTTACTATATTTAGCTTAATCTAAGCATTACCAATATAGAAGTACAATAGGAAATGTATGGTGATTAAGGGCTTAGAAACCTGGCGACTACGGACGCAGTGTGCCGGCAAATACCTGCCAGGCCAATAGAGACTTGGCTACCAAGCTCAGTAGGATATACATGAATTCACCATATAGGTAATTTTTCCAAGGGCCAACTTTTTTGTATTGCAGCACCATATTGACAGCAAAACAGTTAAAGAAAATGAAGATTGATACGAATATCCAATATACAAAATCAGGCGCTTTTGCCCCCTGGTCGGCACCGAGCCACATATAAAATGCAATCACCGCCCAAGGAATAATTCCTGCCAAACAACCTACCCAGAAGCTAAGCCAATTTGTTTTCTTAGTCGTCTGGTTGTGAACTTCCATCACAAGCCCCATGAGGTTCATTATTGCCACGAGGCTAAAGATCATCACAAGACTCATGAAATCATACACACCAACCAACAGGCTAACGGCAACCATCATGACGCTCGCCGAAATTGCATACTCAATCCAGCGGGCTTTGTTGATGCCCTGCGCGAGCAATCTGACGTACTGCCGGTTATAGAAGCTGGCGATACTAAAGTGCGCCACTGCCGACAAGAAGAAGAACAAGGCTATGAGCCAGGGCAACGAGACATCAAAGAGGGTTGTCGTTGTCTGTTCAAGGCTTTGGGAGGTTGGGTTGAATTGAAGAAAGCTACCACTCACCGGCAAAAGGAACTCTTTACTCAACATAAGCACCGCTA carries:
- a CDS encoding Na+/H+ antiporter, NhaA family protein, nonfunctional (RAAC3_TM7_1_248) — translated: MSTKAWIIFVAVCVVLFGGLVVWSQKDRADVSKIDTSAIQPARDVSGNIGDHIFGNKDAKVVIIEYGDYQCPGCASLYPNMTTATEKYKDYIAFIFRNFPLTNAHPNARAAAAAAEAAGFEGKYWEMYSLLYENQDEWSGSSTSERASIFKRYAQTIGIDSSKFEETLTDKSSVINQKISFDQALGAKDKVDGTPTVYMNGKKMDSNNFPSAEKLEAAIKAELDAQGVKVADNNE
- a CDS encoding putative phosphoketolase (RAAC3_TM7_1_254) → MEPYSGPLNSDELYTIDAYWRAANYISVGQIYLRDNPLLKEPLQLEHIKKMLLGHWGTTPGQNFIYAHLNRAIREYDLDMIYLSGPGHGGPALVGNVYLEGTFSEYYPRVEQNEAGLRKLFQMFSYPGGLSSHVSPQVPGSIHEGGELGYSLSHAFGAVFDHPDLIAACVVGDGEAETGPLATAWHSNKFLNPQTDGAVLPILHLNGYKISNPTLLARIEPEELEQLLRGYGWTPYFVEGDEPEYMHQRMAEIVDTAITEIKQIQQRAREDDDLTRPRWPMIVLRSPKGWTGPKQIDGKQIEGNFRSHQVPLLVDASHSENVELLEAWLKSYRPEELFDENGRLLPALAALAPSGKKRMGASEYANGGTLLRELYLPDFREYAIEVKERSECSDGNMHVLGPYLRDVVRYNQEHHNFRIFAPDETISNRLEAVFEATNRQWDARTKTHDEFLAPSGAVLDAMLSEHQAEGWLEGYLLTGRHGIIHSYEAFIRIVDSMVNQHAKWLKMCSELPWRHDIASLNYLLTSHVWRQDHNGFTHQDPGFIDHLLNKKASVARIYLPPDANSLLSVMDHCLKSRNYINLTITGKHDGPQWLSMEEAIDHCTEGVGVWQWASNDEGVEPDVVMACAGDVPTLETLAAASILRQYLPDLKVRVVNVVDLMRLQPDTEHPHGLSDPDYDTLFTKDKEIIFAFHGYPWVVHRLTYRRTNRKLHVRGYKEEGTITTAFDMTVRNDLDRFHLVMDVIERLGLEDDKARGLKELMEKKLVEHSYYITEHGEDMPEVVDWRWPAANNT
- a CDS encoding hypothetical protein (RAAC3_TM7_1_259); translated protein: MVEKSKTVKVINNSGGAGGFVLFVAFIGALVYFVEQADGFWQVILAFLQAIVWPAFVLYHVLQVLGA
- a CDS encoding Transcriptional regulator, AbrB family (RAAC3_TM7_1_252) — encoded protein: MGNPLHDRKLYGTATVGTKGQIVIPSDAREELNIQPGDRLYVVCGMDGAGLVLIKEEKLAEMIDKITAHAEAFRSLQRQTNDNKQ
- a CDS encoding Drug resistance transporter, EmrB/QacA subfamily (RAAC3_TM7_1_251) translates to MHHHLSLRGKLIIMLSVMASLFLVALDQTIVATALGKIVEDFNAFDQLSWIVTAYLLTTTVTVPIAGKLSDLFGRRTILLIGVAIFGLGSFLSGAAPDITALILARAVQGIGGGIITANAFTIVGDLFAARERGKWQGLIGAVFGISSVIGPLLGGWLTDGQPLFGLTTDWRWTFFINVPVALAAFALIAIFSPSLRHEAKPKIDYIGAALLTVALATLVLAVDNTEQIFGSLMDQFSLSLTGMRVIMGAIVALSAGLFIYFERKADQPILPLRFFENKNFVLVMAIATLFGAGFMGSIIYLTQFNQQVFGASPTDSGLMLLPMVGGIMVASIGSGQIISRIGRYKIFMQVGIVIATAMIALLATLTPESPYWHEAIMMALVGFGLGFVMPVMNVAVQNEFEQRDLGAATSSIQLFRGLGSTIGIALFGAMLTSGIALHLTNVQNDPYVKMIAQNSEAKEIGDFSNANTLLTLNTPDVKDKITDGFNEGVANMPAPAKTQAEKAFHKNQDEYASRVTHAFSKSLRSIFVTSAILMLIAAVLVFMLKERELKKALPTATPGEA
- a CDS encoding CorA-like protein (RAAC3_TM7_1_249), whose product is MPIAIDFAPSRSKKIAVDVVPAEWQKYIEQ
- a CDS encoding Glutaredoxin-like protein, YruB family (RAAC3_TM7_1_258) encodes the protein MTKITIYTTRTCPFCVQLERWLDTQGIEYTDYKVDTNPIAAQNMVRLSGQMGVPFSTIEFDDGRMETVLGFDRQRFSTLLAKS
- a CDS encoding hypothetical protein (RAAC3_TM7_1_257); the protein is MNTVAPSRQTKYCQAIETILAGRGHATNAELLRELRESFPGLSATTVHRATARLAGRGQIALAPPAPDGSLRYDHVTKPHDHFMCSACGALRDTDVMHDITPLLEARIGNCRISGRLTIMGTCQQCMKGELA
- a CDS encoding hypothetical protein (RAAC3_TM7_1_250), translating into MLAYYAKRSPGEDFERITTPLKSGVWVDGSNLSDQEINSLIATYELNANIVYDVRDKGELPRLEFSGSDLYVFLRTPRLAKSGRVSALPLLCVLHDGFFLTLSIGETLEPETVALSTLPITTGHTQTLLLGVMAASVAKFEEMLQHTSRSIADTANRLKTHEITNHDFIHFVTVESNLNLCRMNLEAILVVTRRLHENSHDTFVAGSLEALDDIALHIQQLLVSIESYAQSVASIRNAYSTVANNTLNQRMKTLTVITVLITLPNVFFGMYGMNVSLPYAHESWGYGVIIGTAIVMTVLVYVIAKRLKIF
- a CDS encoding hypothetical protein (RAAC3_TM7_1_261); this encodes MKSQKGFVHVVLIIGLVIALVGALGFIYWQNFIREDLTSGKAETTQKSENATDLYAGWRSYASEGNGYSLKYPQTWSVVLPPDGDVVGVRNFDPTMKSDTEKDAGTNYPKGYKNIAIYTYANDDASDVNFRNMTGGLTTTEFYNKLGNSNVSTGALSYEPTDVRAITVNGMAAKSAKAIYTETDEDIYVLKNGTLYELSIYPYGGSSDKTIKAILDSFVIE
- a CDS encoding hypothetical protein (RAAC3_TM7_1_256), producing the protein MSSLSSRIIIDVREPFEYAGGHVKGALNIPPARLMAGAKELTSVPKDTQIILYCKSGSRSNVSMHFLRQMGFTNLVNGINKDQVNARYL
- a CDS encoding hypothetical protein (RAAC3_TM7_1_255) produces the protein MLDTTSVDPTQITDQLTQQFAGILMLVIIVSLVLTAIILTLWIVSLVRKWQMQKAISEMRDILREINERQKQQTPLHDKPVVLKEERLP
- a CDS encoding transporter (RAAC3_TM7_1_247), with product MDTVLLLTLLLFVALRVAMVAIVPPVPSKSRFELQRLAEIGDEWAKRRRRRLRFWKDIISLARLVDSLLLIAVLLIAITLFGWIVGVLVGVATLPVAGLLARTTLIQKRVRQVYRKAEAGLLGFIARHQKVLWWLRLPVPELLMPPLHSKAELEHLVETSHDAFTAEEKTTLLHSIRFTEKRVKDSMTLRPLIETVKKSEILGPLVLDGLHKTGHSCFPVTYGTIDQVVGVLYLADVLTIDTSRKHTALVETAMDKRVLYIHQDRSLVEALSILLEAHRHVLIVADDEGKTAGLLTLGDIIKALFGYRLTHQHYESNDQSAATDRR
- a CDS encoding hypothetical protein (RAAC3_TM7_1_260) → MNVRYLTNNLITAFLVLVEVFLGLRLLLKLFGANASNGFVNWVYEMSGALLEPFRNIFPIKVFENTYVFEFSTLFAMVMYGVVALLLVGLLDAVAGPTVRKIKK
- a CDS encoding hypothetical protein (RAAC3_TM7_1_253), which gives rise to MNPIVWTELISVVAILCIIALTIGNIVASSGWQKVGWLVAGLLSATVITILALGARSQW